The window ttaaatataattatgtaaaaatctCAACATAatactttaaagtttaaacttaattattaaaaaatatatatttcaatcaatttaggattttattaaaatttttgcaaagaaaaaaataaaattgaccAGAGTTTACCCGAGTTTTGACACGAGTCTTGAATGAGGAGGCCAAATCGGTCGAGTTTGACAAGAGTTTACCCGAATGAGGTCCGTGAGCTTCCACGTCCAGAGTTGCGTTTAGACAGCTACTGTTTCTCAGCGCCACCTACTTCCGTCGATTGCTATGTTCTTGGCTTTTTGAAATCAGGCCAATATGATGATGTCTACATCCACCCTGCAGGTTGGTACTGGAAGGAAGAAAAATATTGGTCTGAACTTTCTAGAGAAAATCTACATGCTAATCCACAATATTTTCGTTTTCCCACATTCCACGATGGAGATTGTTATGCCTTGAGTGACGCAGGAGGAATCCATGTCCTTAAAAATTTGGTAAGTCAAGATGAACCATCTTGGGAGGTCCTTATTGCCGAAGCCCCTGAAAGTTGTTCCACAAGTACTCCAGTTAAACGTACGCTTCCTAGTGGAATGTGATCAACATCTTATTCAAGTCGTCATGGGTGTGTTTGGAGAGTCCATCGAGGTATTTAATTATGTCGACGATACTAGGGAATGGGCGAAAATGGATGGTTTAGGAAATCACTCGGTTTATATTTGCGGGACAACATGTCTTTGTGTTGAAGCGAGAACACCGGAAATGGGAAACAAGATCTACTTTCCGATATTGCATTCCAAGAAGATAGTGTTCTATTCACTCGAAACGTGTAGATTTCATACATTTGATGGCAAAAATGTTGAAGAAAGCTATGGAGATTTCTTTGATACTGAATATCATACAAACCCTCATGCTTGGATTGAACCAAGTTGGTCTTAGCTAGCTAATGCATGTCGTTAATTATTAGTATTTAGTACTTcattatatcattttatctatatTACCAGGCACTTAATTAGAagtaatttgtttttaatttttataataagttattcaaAACCTTACTATATGGTTTGTTTGTGGTTTCATGTTGGATCTGGGATGTTTTCTGAATATGGTGGTTTTTTGTTTTCCTGTGGATGGTTTTCGGTTCCTTCACTCAGATAAGGGAAATGATCGGATGGACGGTCTAGTAGTATGTCAGTGATCAATCCGAACTCGACGCAAAACGATCAGGTTTGCAAGTCAACGAGTTAGAATCCTAACCTAACCTTATCAGGTCAAGTATTGTGAGCCCTAATAGTTGACACATACAATTGATTTATGCTTTCAAGTAATCGATAGTATAATTTGAACATCTAGTAAATGCTAGAAAATAGTATATAGTATAATCAAACAAAAGAAAGCAAATTAGGAGAAGGGAAGTAGCCTAAAGACGGAGCTTGTATACTTGATACTTTTCAGTATCACTACTATTCACTGTAGAGCTCGAATTTGAATGGCAACTGTCGAAGCTCTATCCATCTATCGCTagtaataacaaaaacaaaagccaAATGGCTTGTTTTCTTGAACCGATGCGCAAAACAGATGGTTTAATTATCATCACCAGTAGCAAAACGACCTCAACATGTGTTGTTAAGTGCTATAAGTGTTGATTATTTCTCAACTACTTCTTGAGACATAAACCAGGAAACCCAAAGGATACAACTGACGCAGCCTTCAAATGCACTTAAACTACTTTTTCCTCTTTTGTGGTTGTAAATTGTAACAGTAATGGGAAAATGAATTGAtgcaaatttttatataaaaaaaatctcgaATCCACTATAAGGTTAAAAAACCTCGAAGCTTTGTTTACATCTCATATCACTGAATGCTAGTCAACATCCAAAAGAAAACATGGTTACCATATCACACCATAAGATCACCCTTATAAAGACGCTCAACTGCTTTCATATATACGAAAAAATGGAGAACCAGGAAAATACTCGTTAAATTGAGTCACTAAGAGGACCGATACCTAACTCGTCTTCTATGTCATCAGTATCTTCAAACAGTTTCAAAAACCGAGCCTGATCTTGCTGCCTTTTTCTCTTTTGCCAATATTTGTATGCAACAAATAATCCCATGATAAATAGTATAGTTGAAATCACGACACTTATACCAATGATTATTATGGACCATTGCATTCCATCTCCATTATTATCAGGTGAGACATTATCTGAGCCCAAGTCTGCGCATCAGTATATTTTTTGGTTAGTGTTGCAACAAATTTTGATAATCAGAATATTGTTCAGCAAGGAATCTGGACAGTCTGCTGATTTTGTGCTCATCTGGAGGATTCCAGACCTCACAACACAAAACACATGCACACAGAAAAGTGTTTCAGAACAACCCAACTCGTACACAAAACTCACATGTCTTGACCTGTTATCCAATCCGCGTAATTTGCCACCtctattttttattactaaaacCCGAAGACGCTTGAAAACAGAATTTAGCATCAAAGGTTTGTTTTTTTCATGATTCAGCGACCAAAATAGAAGAGTTGTTTCAAGTCTGACCTAAATCTGAATCTAAGGGCACCAAGTACAAAAGTATGTTCTAAAGCACTTGTATGGTATAATCACGTGGGTGTGAAGGCTTTAGTCCATGTTCATGGGGTATAGGTATTTGAATATAGATTCTTCCCTCCTTTCGGTTACATGCatgttttacatttttatgAAGCTTATCATTCTATTAAAGTGGTGAGGTAACATTAATTAATACCATCTATAATAGTCTATAGAAACAAGCAGGCTCAACAAAAAGGATACACAAGAAAGAAGATCTTAACAATGAATGGGAAAACTCATTGGATTATACTCATTAATTTCCCTTACAGGTAAAAGTGTAAAGAACTCGGTTATGTTAAGAACAGCAAACCGAATAACAAATCTTTAAAGCCAATAGTATAAATCAACAGCGATAGGTTCCATGGcttgataatatattttattttacagaTAAAGATAACTTATTAGGGCGAGTAAATGATCAGATACATGGTAATGAATTCAAAACTCAAGTCCCTATAACTTATTTTCCTTTATCACAACTATTATTgactttcttttacttttataataatCTGATTATTGATCTAAACTAAATTTAGCATGAATCGCTTAACAGAGGTTAGGATCAGATTGATTTAATATCAAAGAATGGACTGAACCACACAGTTTGTGCTGTTTGAAATCAGGTTTAATGCAAAGTTATCGGCTAATCAGAACTAAATTGAGCCCCAACAGGAGAAAAGGCATATATCCTCACTTGTGGGACTTGGAGGGGGTGATGTATGAATGATTCTCATTCTTATGATAGGCAGAAGTCCTTAAGATGTATAAATATGAGTTCTCTATGGagaaataaatatagaaaattaTAAAGTTTAATAGCAGAAGTGTTCTTATTAACTTTTATATGAAAAGGCATCAAAAGTGCACATTCTAAACAAATTAGCATTATTGTACACATTAGATTATTCTAGATGTGCAACCACTAGCAACCCCTGCACTCTACGGTAGAGCCTCTACCCACAAGTCCACAAAGCACAATGGTTTACGTTTGAAACAAGTCATCACCAAACAGAAGCATAATTCGACCCATTTACTTCTTAATGAGTCATATTGGGGACCAAtgggtaaaataaaaaagatacgtaggaaaaatgggtcaaatgggtcaaaatttgtAAAGTAGACGACCTATAGCCTTATACTTGAAAGTTAACGGAATATAACTTTTACAATTATATGTATTGACTTACTAATTAATTTagaatatttgaaattttaagACAGAGTTTTTCAGTCAAACCAAAACAGGCCCATATGAGTTATTAGGcattgcccattttgccacctttacATGAAACCAACCACATACGCAATAGGCTTATCAGATGTACAAAGAGCATACCTTTTTTCATGCAGTCATGACACAAGAACGTGGCATTAAATTCCTTGTCTTTGGTGCGAACATATCGACCATCAGAGATTTTAAAATCAGAGGGACAGAACTCCCACTCATCAAACACATCATCGGACTTAAGACGATCCTCCTCGTAAAACCCACACCGCTTGCACTTTATAGTTTTAAATTCTGTAAGAGGCTGCATATATCAAGCAGCAACCTAGAGTCAGTTTCAATATGTAAACTGATATACAGAATTATCACAAAATACAAACCGAGACATCAACAAACTGAGGTTATAATGGTAGATGCTATACGATGTTACTATACATCATTGCTTACCAAAACTTTGATCATAAATCATAACACTCACATCCTTCAGTGACACGTACAATGTAATTAAACTTTCTTAATCCTCGACTAATGTAAACGACGACAAAAGGGTATAATAACTTTATgtaatttgatataaaaaactTATCAAAGGTCAGTTTAAATTACACGCGATCCAATTATGAGCATTATTTTACAACGATTGTAGATAAACTTCTGgccaaaatatatatgaaatctatTAAGCAAAAGCATAAGATTCAACTATTTAATACCTGAAAAGATTCTTCACCCTTGAAATTATATACAGTATAGATCTTCTTCACATCAGGCAGAACCGTCTTATTCTCCCCACCGCATAGAAAGTAAACTGTGGGAGTTGATGCAATCCACTCATGGGTTGTATAAATTTCAAGAGACTCAAGTGTAACAACTGCTGACAGTAGAATTTCTGCAGAAATCACGAaaccaacaaacaaacacatgaAAATCAACACAagtaagcaaaaaaaaaaactcgaccTACTTAAGCATACATTGACGTACATTGAAATTCTATCAATAGTCATCATTTCTCAAACTAAAAAGGTAATAACATTCATAGAGACTCATGAAAGCCGACGTTCTTCAATGTTCAACCTAACAGACCTTTGTATCAAATGAAACCACCAACAGACTGAAATCTAGTGGAATTTTTAAGGCAATTGCATAGCTAAAAAGGCACAAGCTATTTCTGTAGTTCCATGTTTTACggcaaatatatataagtatttaacaACTGGCAAGACGCCACAAATTGCAAAACACCAAGAAACAACTTAGCGATACGCatctatttcatatatatctcgATTATAAGCTAAAAAAGCACTGTAATCTATTGGCTGTAAGTTATCACGGTATCGTTATGGTGTGAATCATACTTCCAAACAGTCTTTTATTTCGGTGTATAACAagcttttatatttattgttatcGTATGTATCTGTTATAACCTGTGTCCATTAGAATGACATGGCAAGCCATGTCACCGTCTACACAGACTACAGGTTATAACAGATACATACGATAAcgataaatttaaaaaaattttgctACACACTTAAAAAATGACAGTTTGAAAGTATGATACACAAAATAACAATACCgtgataaaacatataaaaacctaacgaatttaaatcgatatatatttcatttcattacacacatatatataaaacagtcaataatgattaaaaaaggAATTGAATTTAGAATATCatgaatatttaaaattaaattttaacctggaaaacaaaatagaataataataatgcaaaCCCTAAAAGAAATCCAACGATTCCTTGCCattaatgtgatcatgtagcgATTTAATCGGTCATTggatgtaaaaataaataaatttaattttagttttaggATTTATAAATGAGGGAGGGTTTGGTCGgaaaatatgaaatgaaattggatTCAGGTGGTGGTGTGACGGTGGCGTGTTGTTTTCCCGGCAAGAGATTCGCGCGGTATTCTAATACTACTAGCTTACTTTCCGTGATACACGTGGGTTGTATAAGAATAATAGaattttatgattatgaaaatggaaaatgcCTGGAAGTGGTAATATTAAGTTTTTGGCTTGGGTATGCACTTATGCAGGTTGTAAACTTTTTATGCCTAGCATTTCCCATTTagctttaaacttttaataaatgttAATCTATATTGATTAAAGGGTTTTCTTAAATGAAACTCTAAGAGCTATAAGTAAGATAGATTAAATTGTTTGTTTgtagtaacttttttttttaaaggtaaattttGCTGGAAACTTTGTGTCTCAATACGACAACGAGAGGTCTatcatacgttgtcttaaccgggttcgcgttagagagctccctcgaagtagaaatgtctatttcaaatacccgatgggagGAAAActccctactaatccgcccgaatgcacgacgattaataggggtaaaccatGTCTCTCAGACTTAAACCTAAGTATACCCAATCCAAGTCCTCATAAAAGGACTTCCTATATCTTAAAGTTACAATAACTAAAAcatctttgactttttttgtttgttaattaaaaagagCTAGAACATTAACGATAAAATTTAGTGGtttgacttttgatatgaaaaaatataatattttttatgcacattcattttcatttttttaaggcattatttaatattttcatatttaatggATTTTTCTAACACGTGTTTAGTAACATTAAATGAAGagaaatatatttaatagacataaataaaatacaaaacttACTATTTTATCAACTTTATTTAATGTTACTAAACAATCCACTATTGACAAAATTATTAATCTACACTAGACGGATGTCCGCGTGATGCGGCGGTGATGGTTGTAGACACGAAGGTGTGGCTACGTGcggcggtgacggtggtggcggcGTGGTGTGTTGGTGAATGTAAATTAGTTGATGTAAGAAGGGTTAATATGGTTCTTTAAGGGTTTGAGGATtcatgttgtaatttatttcattaagggtattataggtaaataggtgaacatgtttaaattaatgaataaagaagagaaaTAATATggtaatttcaaaattttaattacttaaaggaaATGAgtagtttaatttataaagtagtatagatatagatataaatttagATATATCAACACAAAACTCAATTCATTACATAACAGTTTAATCAACGTTAACACAAGTTTAATTCACAAGACGTTTTTACAAGGAATggaattacaaaaaaaaaaaataataaatctaaagaaataaaatttgaatCGGTAACACATTTGGTTGTCATGAAATAGAATATACTTCCTAATTTACTTCCTTGTAAGTTTGGCTTTAACCTTTGAAAGACGTATTGGGAAGTCCTTGCCAATGAGGTAGGGAATGGGGTTTTCTTTAGCATTTAGCTGGTTTACTCCAGAATGGTAGTAGTAGATatctaccggacgatgaagaaGCAATGCCGCTAAGTTTattgctaaaaaaaatattagatgtTTTCACAAACTAATTTTTCAATAAGCAGTTACGATATTTTACATCCGCGTAAAGTTGTGTTTTGcaaactttaaattaaaataagtaaCCAATTTTCTTAGGGAGTATTTTACTCTTCGGCAAAAGTGGAAAATACATAAAACGTTTATGGATTGGGCTTTTATGGTGGTTCAATAGATATAAGCCTCATGGATGATGAggataataagttaataacatagAGCCCTTACAAGTTTTTGGGCCAGAATGTTCAAGTGCCCGACCTATTTACAATTTGTGTCTAACCATTTATCTTTTCCTTtcaatttgtttgtttgtttacgTGTAATTATCCAATACTTAACTGGATAAAGAGGTTATCTACTATTAgtaacgagagcaagtatccgcgcgttgcagcggtgagatggtggggtgatacctaagtcatatatgttatagagtatgatagtcaaatgccttagccgtacgggctccgccctcggatttaaaatttgtcgaaagtatatcgaatgccatctctaatgaaagagcatgaaattttaagaacacccatacaatttttataatttatcgatgtatgatttttgagataaaattttttgaatgaattggaggaataaatgatttatggaggagagagaaaaaagatgattggttgagatttgaaaagagagaaagggtattatagttattttagataaatatagaatagataggagggacattttggggaaatacttaaaatcaatattgaaaatttcaaagtttaatattgaaaatcttggaaaaatctgctttatgatatatagtatagataacacattaaaaatctaaataaactacgagtatattttttttggtgtttaatcattacaaaaaaaataaatatacacacACAAGTCCATCCTAAATTCTTAAAAAATGAGCTTAACCCAAGCGGGAAAAAAGAATAGTAAGATTTGATATTATGTGATATttgtagtaattttttttttcttttcactttgTTTAGTTTATTCTAATTGTTACATATAACTCCCTTTTATTCTCATATCAAACGCCAAAGTTTATGGCATATTTTATACTCAGtactaaatattttttattaaattgaaggACTTCTATTCATGATTAATCATAATTACCTTAGTtatgagtaaattacacttttgagttttccggcaagtgttaaatttgaaatcttttggttaagATTCGTgcaaaaattaattttgagaagtttggtggtggtttcgtggtctaattcgaagaaacgagtgtatcggtattttaagtttttcggtGAATTTTCTGGCCACTCAGCCGGaaaaaatgaagatgatgacaatatataatgtaaatttcattttttgtccctgaacttgtcaccttttgcacttttagtccctcacgtgttttgcacgtgtgggaCTTAACGGCTAAAACTTAACGCTGTATGGCCAAGGGACGTCGATTGCAAAATTCTGTCAAGTTTAagatcaaaattgtaatttttcacttaagggTTGAAAAGTGCAAAACTtgccaactttagggacgaaaaatgtaatttacttttaacttaTTTGGTATTTGACTTTTgggaaaaacaatttgaaattttttaaatagttaaaagtaataatatattGGTAAAACtcttcttaaaaaaatattaatcaatcTAAAAATAGAATAATGACATATGACATAGTTAtaagaagaaattgaaaaagagtataattaagttatatttgttatgtgataaaaatttTAGATTAATTATCAAGTTGATTTTAGGTCGAcgatataaaaaaatttgaatgtgTCCATTTCTAAGTGTCAAACTTgctaaagaaaataaaacgcTCAAGATTTGTATGTtccttaatttatatttgtaacgTCAAAACCTTCACTGTTTTCAATCTTTGTCGTCCTCTAATTAACACACACTCAAACAGTAAtacaaaagggaaaaaaaaagtattttgttttatagaaaGAAAAGGTAGCGCGCACTAGTTTTCATCGCCATTTGGCTATTGAAACTTTGACTTATTATACACTAAGCCGGCCCATGGTTGTTTAACAACTTTTATTCATCACTATTTTACTGTTTTTACGTTgaaaatttgatcattattatctctatagtttgttttttaactCTTTTCAATCATTAAGTACACCACTTATTATGTATGCATATAtctgttttatatatacttgttatatttatgtttgtaagttttatgatatgatatgcTCATATGTTTTGATCATGTTAATGAATTTTCAGGCAAAGGGTGTTTAGTCGGGTTTCGTTTATGGATAATACGAAATCGTATCAAATGAAACGATCAATGAGTCTCGTCCCTTTGTCACCAACACAAACGTTATGGTCAAGTGAAAATTATGGCACCACTAAAGATGATAAAGATAAAGGTGTCAATGTGCAGGTTGTATTGCGTTGTAGGTATGTTTCGAGTAGCTTTTTATTATACGCTAACGACATAAATGAGAATCTCGGGTCTAATCTAAGGTTTTGTATGCATCCTATAACTTTGGTCGAAAATTTGGATATTTTTGTACAGCATCTAGCATATCATTGTTATCAATGTCAATTTTAATACGAATGTGTGGTTTTCAGGCCATTTAGTGATGATGATGTGAAGGCGAAAACAGCTTCTGTGGTTACATGTAATGAGGATAAACAAGAAGTTATTGTTACTCAAAATATGGGTAATAAGCACATAGATAAAGCTTTTAGTTTTGACAAGGTATGGTTCTTAATTGATGCCTGTTAGTAGAGTTGCAAATGGGGAGGGAATACGGGTTCGGTTTGGGTGACCCAAAGTACATTTTTTTGGATTCTTACTTTTTATGCATACTAGTGTTTCAGATTACGAAATCTCGCAATATAAGTATCAATCCAGATAAATGGTTTAGAAGGCTGGATGCAATAATAATGGTCTTCGGGCGACATTTGATATATTTGACTCATTTCCTTTATAGCTAACTTTTCTTGTTATACCCATCTGGCATTCTGACCCATTAGAGGTGAAAATAAGCCAAATTGACCTATTACTAAGTAAGTGGGTCGATATTGCCATCTCTTAGTTTGATATCTAGAGTAGTAGATTGTCATTTTAATCCCTAAccaataatatagttatttgtATAGGTGTTTGGTCCAGGCTCAAAACAAAAGGACTTTTATGACCAAGTTGTTGCTCCGATTGTTAAAGAAGCTCTTGAAGGATATCATTGGACCATATTCGCATATGGGCAAACCGGCACAGGGAAAACTTATACAATGGAAGGTGAAGGTGGAAAAACAAAGGTCAAATTTTGTGCATTGAAGTTTGAACTTAATTATACTATCTTAATAAGAATTAGCAGAATCATTTTACGTGCAGTATTTTATTGTAAAGACTAATGTCATAAccagtttttcattttcatgttTAAAGAATCGATATCAAAGTTTAAGGTTAATATATAGTCCCATTGGCCTCAAAAGTCGGACTGTAGCTTATGGATCCCATGTTATGCAGAGTGGAGAGTTTCATGAAGATGTTGGAGTTATTCCAAGAGCAATTGAGCAAATTTTTGACACTCTTGAAGCTCAAAGAGTAGAATATAGCATGAAAGTGACATATATAGAGCTCTATAACGAGGAAATCACAGATCTTTTGGTTCCAGATGACAAATCCAAAAAGCCCATATCTTTAATGGATGATGGGAAAGGCGCGGTTTTCATGAGAGGTTTGGAAGAGGAACATGTATGTAGTGCAGATGAAATTTACCACATCTTGCAAAAGGGGTCTGCCAGAAAGCACACAGCCGAGACACTTATTAACACACAAAGTAACCGATCTCACTCATTATTTACCATCACAATACAAGTTAAGGAACACACTTTAGATGGGGTGGAGGTAGTGAAATGTGGAAAGCTAAATCTTGTGGATCTTGCTGGTTCAGAAAACATCTTACGTTCTGGTGCAAGGGAGGTATAATATAGTTCCTTGATAGTTATATGCCAAAAAATTGaactttgacttttgaggtcaaCTGTTTGACTGTATGTTCATGGCAGGGAAGAGCAAGGGAAGCTGGTGAGATAAACAAGAGCCTGCTTACACTCGGTCGTGTTATAAATGCACTTGTTGACCACTCAGGACACGTCCCATATAGGTAACACTTCTCTTTAACAAAGATTACTGTGTTAAATGCAAATATGTGGTATTATATATGGTAAACTTaagggaaaaattcataaaaaggtaacctatttatatgaatttttctattaaaggtaatccattttgttttcgtctagatcatattttcaaaaaattcctaataaagggtatctcgttagtttttgacagactgagctcgttaagtgccatgtcatcgatgccacgtcatcacttttgctgacgtggcacttgacttgactttgaccggtcaaagtcaagtgccaagtcagcaaaactgatgacgtAGCATCAATGATGTGGCACTTCACGAGTTTcatctgtcaaaaactaacgagataccctttattaggaattttttgaaaataggatcctttaaatagacgaaaacaaaataggttacctttaataggaaattcgtgtaaataggttacctttttatggatttaaccCTAAACTTAATAGTAAAATACATCAGGGACAGCAAGCTAACAAGGCTATTACGAGACTCATTAGGAGGGAAAACAAAGACATGCATTATAGCTACCGTGACACCTTCAATCCATTCTTCAGAAGAAACACAAAGCACACTTGATTATGCTTACAGAGCTAAAAGCATTAAAAATAGACCAGAGGTAATTTTCCTTGCTAAATATACGAAATTTGGCCCGTTTCAACACCATATAATTTTCCATCACTTAAATACTTCAGGTTAATCATAAGGTGACAAAATCAGTAATCGTCAAAGAACTCTACTCTGAAATTGACAGCCTTAAACAAGGTAAAACAATTTTCTCTTTGAGTGTTGCTGAGAATGAATAGTGGAATAATTCTTTGTACTTCCTCTCACCAGAATTGCATGCTACGAGACAGAAAAATGGGATATATGTACCAAGTGATCGATACCTCACTGAAGAAGCTGCCAAGAAGGTTTACCTTCATATTAGTTTTCTTAAATTCTATCTCAGAAAATCTCTCTGTGTGacatggggggggggggggggggggggtctgCGATTTTCATGGATGGGGTAACATGAACTCCATTTGTGTATAAAGCTAACCTTTTCGTcattgtcttgtaggaattgaCCGAAAAGTTAGAGTTACAATGTAAGGTAAACAACTTATTTCTTTAATAATGGTATATATTATTCATTCTCATCATACTTCCAAACACTGAAAATAGATTGTTCTATTTAGGAACTAACGAATCTTCAAGAACTCTTGTATCATCAGCAAGAGTTGACTTCAGAGCTAAATCAAAAACTTGTGAACACTGAGGTTAGATCGTTGTTAAATGATTTAGGTTCTCTCCCTTTTAGACCACATAGCTACCTACTGTATCTATTTTACTATAAGTCTCAAAAgttttatatgatatatatgatctTTTCACTTCAGAGAATTCTCCAAGATAGTAAGAAAGATGTCTCCAATCTACAAGATAAACTTAGACAGGCAAATGAGACGACAAAAGAGAAGGAATATCTTATACTCAATCTTCTTGGATCAGGTGAGTTAAGTTATTGTAGTATATATGACCAGGTAGAGGTGGAATTTTCGACCCATATActtaaaaatgttatacatcAGTTTCAACCTTAACCAGGTCAAACGGACTGAACGGGTCAAACGGGGTGACACCGGAAGTGTATATTCATTATTCAATACATACAAACTcttaattatcattatcataataTATTATGTATGATCATATTAAATGCATTGACTAAtagtaatttaaatataaaaaaacacactAATGTGTGTACAGGTCAACTGAACTGGGCCTactaaaaataatatgtttttgtCCAAACATGCATTGACCTGTTATCCAACTTGCCCATATTGCCACTTCTACGGACAAGTAGCTTCTATTTTCTGACAGTTTCTCTATTGTCTAGAACAAAAACTCACTAAAAGAGCGGCTGAGCTTCATAGTGAGGTTGAGAATGCAACATCAGAGGTATCCAGCTTGTTCGCGAAAATTGGTTtgtaactatttttttaataaacttaagTTCTCTATATGGGTTTGACATAAGAATTTCCTCTGaagtataataaaatttaactttttgtGTGATAGAGCACAAGAACCACCTAGAAGATGGAAATAGAATGCTAATCCAAAGCTTTCAGATGCTATTAGCTCAACATCTTGAAGCTCTTCACAAGATTATTGTTTCTTCTGTAACACAACAGGAGCTACTACGAAATGCAATGGAGGA is drawn from Erigeron canadensis isolate Cc75 chromosome 9, C_canadensis_v1, whole genome shotgun sequence and contains these coding sequences:
- the LOC122582516 gene encoding uncharacterized protein LOC122582516, translating into MITLMARNRWISFRVCIIIILFCFPEILLSAVVTLESLEIYTTHEWIASTPTVYFLCGGENKTVLPDVKKIYTVYNFKGEESFQPLTEFKTIKCKRCGFYEEDRLKSDDVFDEWEFCPSDFKISDGRYVRTKDKEFNATFLCHDCMKKDLGSDNVSPDNNGDGMQWSIIIIGISVVISTILFIMGLFVAYKYWQKRKRQQDQARFLKLFEDTDDIEDELGIGPLSDSI
- the LOC122582811 gene encoding kinesin-like protein KIN-5D, with amino-acid sequence MDNTKSYQMKRSMSLVPLSPTQTLWSSENYGTTKDDKDKGVNVQVVLRCRPFSDDDVKAKTASVVTCNEDKQEVIVTQNMGNKHIDKAFSFDKVFGPGSKQKDFYDQVVAPIVKEALEGYHWTIFAYGQTGTGKTYTMEGEGGKTKSGEFHEDVGVIPRAIEQIFDTLEAQRVEYSMKVTYIELYNEEITDLLVPDDKSKKPISLMDDGKGAVFMRGLEEEHVCSADEIYHILQKGSARKHTAETLINTQSNRSHSLFTITIQVKEHTLDGVEVVKCGKLNLVDLAGSENILRSGAREGRAREAGEINKSLLTLGRVINALVDHSGHVPYRDSKLTRLLRDSLGGKTKTCIIATVTPSIHSSEETQSTLDYAYRAKSIKNRPEVNHKVTKSVIVKELYSEIDSLKQELHATRQKNGIYVPSDRYLTEEAAKKELTEKLELQCKELTNLQELLYHQQELTSELNQKLVNTERILQDSKKDVSNLQDKLRQANETTKEKEYLILNLLGSEQKLTKRAAELHSEVENATSEVSSLFAKIEHKNHLEDGNRMLIQSFQMLLAQHLEALHKIIVSSVTQQELLRNAMEEHMQLFVPEQDKATEGLQTSVKKMKDVLSGGINSLVQLATELTGNSETALGDINTEVNEHSSALAELIRGASVKVGDIFHDLHSNLKDQEQSIAAFWKQQHECQLRAYQTTQSASSCTVNFFKTMSNDIFIVKEMVEDARLIYDEKLSEFTEKFEDYAKDEDKQLLDKMAELLTSSNAKKKQLIQAEVDAIRSDIGNKTYMIDRKVSNMNVLTSSTHDEYTNFLGRQESNYIEDKKATQNGKDELTAILQNWMTMAKTGDERWRQVQESLSNLQKRHTESVDATSKDALEKNKAVYTRLSSTASSTLEDVNHAHSSSLTSIEYLMRLNHEEKEGISLLTAHPHETMNDMEAAHSAKIIDISKDAEKCLINEYTVDNSLYLTPNVCKLLSKTNTEELKTPPFEVLLDSYRKAQTGKQENGDLNAFPFGIINGG